A stretch of DNA from Solea solea chromosome 11, fSolSol10.1, whole genome shotgun sequence:
ATTCCTTCAGTCTCTCGTATTTTTAGTTGTGTCTTATTGTGTTTCTTCTCTCGTGGCCATTTTAAATGGCACCTTCCAAGTGGCAGCCTGTTGAAGCATCACCCATTACttaacttattttttttcctttaatgtTACTTCtccctgcttttattttgtttttttcttaaaagtgTGTGCTATAGACACCAAGTATACTGTGCTTGTTGTAGCccttttactgtaaatgtcccTGTTGTGGGTGTCCAGGTGATGAGGGGAGTAACATCGTATTATAAACCTCGGGATATTTTGAAAGAAGAAAGGCAGAGACAACCGGCACCGTCTATAAAACGTTTATTTACAATGAATTAAGTATCACACGCACTGTTGCGAACAAAGGGTAAGAAAACGCGCAGCTTCTTCAGCTGCACAGAGAAACGCACCACTCAGTGGCTCACAGGCCATCAGCGTGGCCCGTCCCAGCTTTTTATCTCCACAACATGACAGTTGAATTGGAGGCAATGGGCGGAATGTAACAGTGGGACTAGTAAAGATCTGTCTTATCCTATGAAGCCCACTCAGTAAAGTCAACAGTCGCTGCATGTATTGCATGTACTTCACTgacttgcatttagctttgtattactagaatacgggtagtattttaaaaaacaattgtgcttcccaacctcagttgaGTAATATCTAtactcttttctttgttagaTACCCACcagacacttggtccgaggctttggacctcattcccagaatgtaaacagtgtccgccatctttgctaacagttatgctaacaggaccaagtgtcacttgtgggcacgtaacaaagaaaagaatgaagatatttctcaactcaggggaaactgaggttgggaagcacagttcttcaaaaatactactcctattctagtaatacaaagctacagCCATTCATAAATCAGTTTCATCCAGGATTGTCCAGGTTAAGGGCCCTTGAATCTGGTCCTTTTCTGCTACAGAATGATTTTCTTTCCTCTGACAtagtccatatatatatatatatatatatatatatatatatatatatatatatatatatatacacctccACTTTTGGTTTACAATTCCTTAGGAATAAATCAGTTTTGCTTTAACATTGCATGTTATTGACAACTTTCATCCACCTTAAGAATTTCTAATTTTGATGTTTTGTGCCATGTTTTGTTGTATATTTTCTTTGTGGAATGTAATGAGAATTCTGTTAGTTTAACCCTCATTAACCTCTTTCTACATTCATTTGCCTGACCTTTGTATAACCTTTTTTATCTGTATGTTGTCTGATAATTTTAACCTGCTCTTGTCCcatgtgtactgtatgtcttcTAGTGTTGCTGTCTTTTCTGCTGGTGAGCAAGCAAGGTGGTAAaagtaagttgttttttttgttgtttttatcaagAACTGATGCATCATTTCTTAACTTCTTTCATAAATAAATCTCATCTCAGTGACACTTATGTCTGGCGCATTGTAACATCCATATAATGTACATCTCaacatattttgtgtgtgtatgcgtggtAACTGAGCAAATAAAGAGTCACTATCAGCAGGTTTTCAGCCCACAGTGAAAACCGCTGCCCGTTGGCTCACCACACGGCCGGTGGCACTTGCTTGGGTTGGCGACGAGTGTGAGGACACCACTCAGTTGAGAGTACAAGCTTaaagcatgtactgtatgcacaGAATGTAATGTCCGACCTGTCTGTTTCACTGGGgtcgtgtttgttttcatacgTAGACGCCAGTGGAGCTTAGCCACACAAGGGTCAACTCCGACCTGAACTGTCCATGTCCAACATACACACCTTGCAGTGTCTCACAAGAATCTATCACAGACGTATGAAACTTATTGTGTTCTAGTGTCTGTTCTTCACCATAaacctctgtctttcttttcaccTTGTGCCAGCAGACGGTTACGAAAGACAGAGTAGACAAGGAGGAGCAGGGCGGGTCTGCGTATTTCACGGCACGATGACCGAGGGCCCTTATTAACAGTGTGAGagctttctgtcttttttatcCCTTGGCATTTCACTGTTTCTTCATTTTTGGTTTCACTCTGAGAAGGAGACGTGTAATATAgtaatatagtatagtgtaaTAGCATTagcaacactttttttccaGGGTTAATAATGTGAAAGgctttctcctctgctgtaaACTTGTTGACTGCTACTCCCTTTCTTTACTTTGGCATCATTGCCTACACGTCTTGTGGATTCACTGCCTCAGCTTTGTggtggacctttttttttctccctccaacTTGAATTGACCACACGTCCTAAAATGCAGACACCGAGAACATGGATCGTGATCGTTTGTCTGAGTGGCATGTTTTTATCAGGACTAAGCCTAAACTCCTCACCCGACACGGATGCTCAAACTTATTCTGAGACACCTGAATTAAAAACGGCAGATGATTTTCCAGAAGATAGAGTGGTGACCTTGTTGGATCAACTGACCAACTCAACTGCAACCTCTGATGCTGGTAAGCTTCTCTTTTTGCCTGCATGCTCCTAAATaagactgcttttttttttttgaaatgtggttgtatAAGATACTGAGGTATTGTCaatcctgtgtgctgtgtgcacCCCCTGTACAATGCGCACCTCTGAAGAGCGCTCTAGGCtcgctctcagtgaaaacatggctgccagcggggTCACAAATCCCACCTTAAAGAAGcgctgtttgtttatttatttttgttaaatcgCTGCTGTGTTTTGTAATTGCTGCAGGCATGAGATTGATTTAAAGTATACCAGAGAAGAGGGAGTACTTTAATCGAGAGGAAATGAATGTGTAGATGAGTACATCACAGTTTTGATTGTGGAAATGCTTCTTAATTCTTGGTAAccgggataaaaaaaaaaactgagatcatttttgagttatttagcTTAGACAATTaactctttctctctgctccGTTTGATGCCATCTCTGCAATGAAGACGGCAAGAATGAGCTTCACAGcgtggaggcagaggaggagatggaggagctAAAGACTCTGCATGCCGGTAGAAGAAAGAGAAACGCCTGGTGGAGGAGGAAACTTGCAGCGCTCGTGGACCCCAATACTTACAGATTTGTATGAATAGACAAATACTGAAAATcatacatttttacaatttgcttggtcatgattttttttaataatggtGGTTCCTCGGCTGCTGTAGGCAGGCATCGGGCCACTGCTCATGGGCTGGGGGAAGCAGGTGAAAAGAGAGCAGGGATCCACCTCTCTCATGGGCATACTGAGTGAGCTTCACActgagaggaggaggctgaTGGATCAAGAGaaaaaacaggaggaggaagaggaagatgatgatgatgacgacgatgatgatgacgacaacgacgatgatgacgatgatgatgatgatgaagatgaagaagaggttGCTTTACTTTTGTACAATTTTCCCTTTGAACTGTCTGTCATGTAATGCTTTACTGCAATTTTCTGtcaggaagaggacgaggaaaacgaggaggaagaaggagaagaagaggaaggaggtgaGGAAAAcgaagaggaaggagaggaggaaggaggtgaGGAAAACGAAGAGGAAGTAGAGGAGTCTGCCACTGAAGCTCCAAACAATCAAACAGAAACCCCCGGCCCCTTCACAGAGACTCTTGCCAGTGGGTGTCAGAGAACTGGCAAAGAAATCAGCTGCAGAGGTCTTGGTATGACTCACCTACCAGAAATGTACAACCTGGAGGCCACAAAGCTGGActtggcaggtgtgtgtgtttgtgtgtgtgtgtctccattgttttttttcatttttttttccccaaatacACCCCATACCACATGTTCTACATCACATACAATGTCTTTAACTTTAAAGAGAACCACTTGAGCGGCTTCACAGCACAGTCTTTCTCCGGTCTCCCCAACcttgacacactggacctgagCAAAAACCAACTGTATGAAGAGTCCTTCAGTGAACAGCCTCTGTCTGTGAGTAACACTGTACCACTGTCGCTTTGTACCTGCTCTCCAACACAACTGGCACTCGCTTCCGTACCCACCTGCAAATGCTGTACTTTACAACCAGAGAACTGTATACATAGTTATGGTGTGACATCAAATATCATTTCTATCATAGACAAGGCAGGGTCACTGAAACCCTTTTGAAGCAAAAGATTCACATGCAGTGTTACAAAAGCCAATCGGCGTTGAGCTTGAATGAAATAGTCCTCTTTCTCAGGAGGAACACAGGGAAATATTTGTGGGTTGCATTCACTCACATGAGAAATGAAAGTACACACATAATCTTGAGTTCCTTTGGCCAGTTAACGTCATTTCTGTGATAAACACcaaacaagcattcactctcacacttgcACCTTGGTTAATGTAAGTCCAATAAACccctgcatgtgtttgcactgtgggaggaacccgacGTACTGGGAGTAAACCCGCACACACTCAGAGATAACgcacacactccacacagaaaggtcatgCACATGGGGCGTCcctgctgtaaggcaacagtggcAACAACTACTTTGCTGTGTGACTATGGAGAGTGCCATATCTGTTGAAATTCCAATACTAATATTGACATTATGACTTCCATAATGATGATATTTGATCCCACTCTATTATGAACACTTGAGCTCAATTGTCTAGTCAACTGCAAGAAAACATTTCATGTTATTTCAAAGAAAGaccgaaagaaagaaagataataattttatttgcctttgttttttatttcaactttatttaaccaggaaaaaacTACATAGAGATTAAAAATCTTAATTATTATCATAAAACCCCAgagaatcataaaaaaaaactataaatcaGCAAAAGCCTCTAAAGACAGATGTGTCTGCCTCCAAGTCGTCCAGTGTTCTCCTAAATATATGCAGTGAGACCACGCCTGTAAGTTTCTGCAGTTCATTCCAGGCAAAGGGAGCAGCAAACATAAACGCCTTCTTTTCCAATTCAGTTCTGACCCTTGGGACAGACGGTGAAATAAAACCCTAGGAAAAGTCAACAGGTAGGAGGAGAGAAGCCCGAGAATAGCTGTGTCAATTAACATCCACCAATGTTTTAGTCTACATGTGTAGACGAAGAATTCCAACCAACACGCTCATGTGTCAAACAGTGATGAGTGAGAGATCGCACGTTGGCGATAAACCTCAGGGCCCCGTGATACACAGTGTCGAGGGCATGTAAACTCCGGGATGGAggcgtatatatgtatagaagATCTCCGTAGTCCAAGACCAACATAAAAGTGGCCCTAACCGGCCTATTTTTGGATTGAAAAGAAAGCCAGGATTTAAATCCTGAAATGAAAACCCAGTTTACCAATAATcctataaaatgtataattccATAATAAGCATTCACTATAACGCAGATCAAGTTGGGAAAATCTGTCAGCCCCGGGGGAAATCTACCCTGTGAAGGAAGAGTTTGACCTGTGACATGGCAGTTCAGTGGGAGTGGAGAGAGCTCCTCCTATTGACCGTTGTACTCTGCATGTTCACTTCACCTCATGCTGCTGTTCCACCATCTGTGTCAGCTGCCAGCGCTACCAAAAAAGGAGAGAATGAATctaaaatttaaaagaaaaaaaatacacaaccaTGTCATTATGGGCTGCTGAGCCCTttcgagagggagagagagtccTATATAAAGTGcgtgtttctgtctgtgctcatctgGCCGGAGGAAATCAGGACAGGGATCCTCCAtcccaaaatgtcataatttaatgATCTTGAGATGAGACTCACCAGTCAACTATAGGGATTATACCTACTACCAGTACTACTCTTGGTGAAGTGGGTTAAAATGACGCGATATTTACATAAAAGAAACTTTGAATGAAAGAATTTGTGCGTTATAAGCCAGTTttacaagtgcactttgcatctAATTAAAATAAACTGGAGACTGTGTCCTGTGTCATTACAGTAATAAAAGAGCAACAAAAATTGCATTAACTAATCCTCTCTAAGAATAACCTCTGGTCTAACCTCTAATTGACACAGATCCTGCCCACACTGAGGCAGCCTACCGCACTCTGACCATTCATTACGCGCCACCATTCACATACTCTCACAGTATTGGCTGGAGGAACCTGTTGAAAAACCGCCACAGCCAATGATGGAGAGAATAAAAGAAATTTATttatagagtttttttttcccccctacaATTTCTTCTGGCATCCGAGTAATAACAGAGGGCCGACGGCCTGGCGAAAGGGATACTGCAAAAGATGCAGTCCACTGCTCTTACTTGAGACACACCGACCACAGCAGCCTTCACCGAGGAGCCACACAGAGCAGcttttatgaaaaaaacaacaaaaacatgatagaTTACATGGAGGAGATGCACTGTGATTTTGTCCCGCTTGGCAGGTTGGAATGTAAAATTATGTCTTTTTTAGAAAAGTTGctattttgtatgttttatctTGTGACCCCGGTCGttgtattctctctctctctctctcgctctctctctgctgcaatGACATGTAGAGTCTGACCTCTCTGAAGAAGCTGAACCTAGATGGAAACCAGCTCACCACGATCCCGACATTGCTGCCGCCATCGCTTGCTGAGCTTaaactcaacaacaacaggCTTATAACACTCACCGATGACTCTTTCAAAGGTAGGAAATCTGTCGGAGAAAAAACAGTATTGCtcgtgccaatcacagctgacatagggcgataggggGGGGGTCAGCCCccggacagatcaccagtccagcgcagggccacacagacacaaacaaccgttcacttTCACCCCTAACGGTCAATTTAcagtccaatttacctaatccccatattgcatgttcttggactgtgggaggaagtggaGAACCGGGagcaaacatgcaaactccacgctaCACCATCCGTGTGGCCGTGTATAGCACCAATTCACAACAAACGTCTCAAGGAACTTCATATAGTAAGGTCAAGATCTATTATAGAGAGACCCAACAGGAATACAATGAGACTCAAAGTGTACGGCCATCTGCGGCAACCAGTTGGGGtaggagagggagggatggagaggaGAGTTAAAAACGAGGATggaaaggagagaagaggagagaggaaaggcCGAGACCAGGAACAGTTGGGTAACGGGTGTATTCGAGAAAGAGATCTCAATTATGTTGATTATTGCTTTCTAGGTCTGACGAACCTGTTGACCCTGGAGCTACAGGAGAATATTCTCCATGAAGGAAGTGTGTCACCGCTCACCTTCAAACCTTTGAAGAAGCTTCAGAGACTGCAGTTGGACAACAATCGCTTCCGTTACCCCCCGATGGGCCTTCCATCGTCTCTGCAGGTGCACTGATATAACTTCACTGAAATCCGTAGTGAAATCCTGCTCCTTAAATGGACAGTTCAGGATTTATGAGGTGATGCTATTTGAGGTAACTACAGGTACATACAGGTAACTGCACTCCCTTCACTGAGAGGCAACCAAGAGCAGGCGGGTGGCTGCAACCTCAGTGGAATATGCAAAAAAGTTTTAAAGAGTTTTAGTTAATTACCACTTTCTTTAGATGAAAAGACAAGAGACAACCATGGTGTCCCTTGTGGTACCAAAATAGTCCTTTATTCGTCCCACAGCAGGGAAGTTtgcattgtcacagcagcaaagatgaTCAATGtttcagtctgtcactgaagacgctgcccagtgctgtgatggtgtCCTGTAAGGATAGGGAGAGGTTGTCCGTCACAGATGATAGTTTGAATCTCATCCTCAATCAATACACACGTGGAAagtgtcctctttttttttttaaatcatcattgCATACAGAATTTTGTCAAATAAACTTAATGCCTGAGGTAGTGAGATATTTTAGACAGCCCCATTTGAATGCAACGGCTCAggtatttgtctcttttttttttttttccccacatagGAGTTGAGAATGAAAGGAAATCAGATTCTTGAGCTGTCAGAAGAGCCGTTCAGAGGCTGCAGCAATCTAAAGGTTCTGGATCTGAGTCACAACCTCCTGCATGAGCAACGTGTTGTTGACCAAGCCTGGCGCCATCTCAAGTATGTCTGTCCATCcgtccatcatccatccatccatccaacacCACTAAAGGCCACAAGAGGGTAGACTGGTATAGTGTATAGTGTGCCTGCACATGAATGTATGTTTGTACATAGGACTCTATAGGActgttctggcataaacaccgaccttatcaggaccagttgtcctcacaTTGATCAAAACAAGGTCCTAAtcaggcagaacctcatttctaaggatctgtttatgttttgggctAAGATTTGACTATgataaggttagggttaagcattcgttggttttggttaaggttaggggtaatgctttggttaggctgtccaagtGAATGGATGTCTATGTAGAGTCCTAAAAAGGATAGCCAcacaaacctttgtgtgtgtgtgtgtgtctgtgtgttgtttaattACTGCAATCTTTGCTCCCTGGGATCCACAGTGAGCCACAGTAGGAGATCCAGGAAAAGCTGAGGAAAAGAGAATTCAGAGGAGACAAAAGTAGAGACTTTGGGTGGCACTGATAAAACTGAATGACTTTCCAAGAGGAAGTTCTGTAAATCTAAATTTCAGAATATATATACAGGGAATATCTGACGAAACCATGTTATCTTAGATAGTGCCTTTGTAGTCCATTCACAGATTCATAGAGCGCATGAATGTCCAGTCCTTTTTTGATCACACATGTTCACAAGCTGCCGGCACGACCGCcaggagcaacttggggttaTGTGTGTTGCCCGTTTCTTTAAGAACTTCCTTCCATACTGCATAGACCATAGCATGAATTAATACAATTTACCCTGATCTAGGGCACTGTGCTCTATGGTAGCCCCCGGCATGTTCCCTGCACCCAGAACCAGCTGGAGACACGGAGGCTCACTGAACACTGAAAACATAGCTGCCACagcagacagaagaaaaaaaactgattttatgtatttactttttttttaaaatagatttatttatttaacttacaGGTAAGGTGAAAATTATTTGGGAATAG
This window harbors:
- the si:dkey-32e6.6 gene encoding extracellular matrix protein 2 gives rise to the protein MQTPRTWIVIVCLSGMFLSGLSLNSSPDTDAQTYSETPELKTADDFPEDRVVTLLDQLTNSTATSDADGKNELHSVEAEEEMEELKTLHAGRRKRNAWWRRKLAALVDPNTYRFAGIGPLLMGWGKQVKREQGSTSLMGILSELHTERRRLMDQEKKQEEEEEDDDDDDDDDDDNDDDDDDDDDEDEEEEEDEENEEEEGEEEEGGEENEEEGEEEGGEENEEEVEESATEAPNNQTETPGPFTETLASGCQRTGKEISCRGLGMTHLPEMYNLEATKLDLAENHLSGFTAQSFSGLPNLDTLDLSKNQLYEESFSEQPLSSLTSLKKLNLDGNQLTTIPTLLPPSLAELKLNNNRLITLTDDSFKGLTNLLTLELQENILHEGSVSPLTFKPLKKLQRLQLDNNRFRYPPMGLPSSLQELRMKGNQILELSEEPFRGCSNLKVLDLSHNLLHEQRVVDQAWRHLKSLEDLDLSNNQFTSVPMNLPGHLKNLSLQHNSIRHIRAFTFRHLRPGLQFLGLSYNFVSNEGIERHSFVGMFRSLKELLLDNNRLNEVPHCVRQLKNLQVLRLDNNQIRLVRQWGVCHPQNSGSTLMTLHLENNYLKVENVPPKAFSCLVDVNGLFL